One window of the Brevibacterium limosum genome contains the following:
- a CDS encoding oxidoreductase C-terminal domain-containing protein, with the protein MAESHGRFLAELLADTPTDVAEVDEKSHTDSQDGAGSASGAGPRIWSDVPWHWSFQGPEKVFTAGLTSPDADDMIIRHDPTGAKFQVFHFDGPDPESKLVGVETFNWPPMQAAARRVLGGNHIPTRAQLEDPDFDFKAHSRL; encoded by the coding sequence GTGGCCGAAAGCCACGGAAGATTCCTCGCCGAACTCCTCGCTGATACTCCGACAGACGTCGCGGAAGTCGATGAGAAATCGCACACCGACAGCCAGGACGGTGCAGGGAGTGCCTCGGGTGCCGGTCCGAGAATCTGGTCGGACGTGCCCTGGCACTGGAGCTTCCAAGGCCCGGAGAAGGTATTCACGGCGGGTCTGACCAGCCCCGACGCCGACGACATGATCATCAGACACGACCCGACCGGAGCGAAGTTCCAGGTATTCCACTTCGACGGGCCCGATCCGGAGTCGAAACTCGTCGGCGTCGAGACGTTCAACTGGCCGCCGATGCAGGCCGCCGCCAGACGGGTACTCGGAGGTAACCACATCCCCACGAGAGCCCAACTCGAGGACCCGGACTTCGACTTCAAGGCTCACAGCCGACTGTGA
- a CDS encoding FAD-dependent oxidoreductase, translating to MSKRIVIIGGGLAGTTAARELSDRGQAVTVIDPRAGETCERPPLSKHLFDGARHHLPYHLESTEHITFVRDWAEEITLAEAAADSRYTAETQRHPHSLSDHHATAGTIHLASGESIDFTHCILATGMEANREQIPDYPDALPVYDLGDAEWILDKVAKSEHLLNVGVLGSGYLGMEVATSAVAAGHQATVYLRGDEPLRRQLSAPVRRALVEKHATAGVEFVTHTASPDDIRADVHDLFITSVGARPRLIPIDGHRPAYAWDVDESLATSHPGVYAAGDCATVTAGPYALDRSPLGMRTGGRKPRKIPRRTPR from the coding sequence ATGAGCAAGCGGATCGTCATCATCGGTGGGGGCCTGGCCGGGACCACGGCGGCTCGTGAACTGAGCGACCGGGGTCAGGCGGTCACCGTCATCGACCCGCGCGCCGGCGAGACCTGTGAGCGACCGCCGCTGTCGAAGCACCTCTTCGACGGCGCCCGCCATCACCTGCCCTACCACCTCGAATCGACAGAGCACATCACCTTCGTCCGCGATTGGGCAGAGGAGATCACCCTCGCCGAGGCGGCCGCCGACTCCCGCTACACCGCGGAGACCCAGCGGCACCCCCACTCGCTGTCGGACCATCACGCAACCGCCGGGACCATCCACCTGGCCTCGGGGGAGTCCATCGACTTCACCCACTGCATCCTCGCCACGGGGATGGAGGCCAATCGGGAGCAGATCCCGGACTATCCGGACGCGCTGCCGGTCTACGACCTCGGCGATGCCGAATGGATCCTCGATAAGGTCGCGAAGTCGGAACACCTGCTCAACGTCGGGGTGCTGGGCTCCGGGTATCTCGGAATGGAGGTGGCCACCTCGGCGGTCGCTGCCGGACATCAGGCCACGGTCTACCTGCGTGGGGACGAACCTCTGCGCAGACAGCTCTCCGCTCCCGTGCGGAGGGCCCTGGTCGAAAAGCACGCGACCGCGGGTGTCGAATTCGTCACCCACACGGCGAGCCCGGACGATATCCGCGCCGATGTTCACGACCTGTTCATCACCAGCGTCGGAGCTCGTCCTCGGCTGATCCCGATCGACGGTCACCGACCTGCTTATGCCTGGGACGTGGATGAGAGTTTGGCAACATCACATCCGGGTGTCTATGCCGCCGGCGACTGCGCCACTGTCACGGCCGGGCCCTATGCTCTCGATCGATCACCCCTGGGCATGCGAACCGGTGGCCGAAAGCCACGGAAGATTCCTCGCCGAACTCCTCGCTGA
- a CDS encoding ImmA/IrrE family metallo-endopeptidase codes for MAVRVPVAPEVVEWAMDRSHDAAGISESMPKVREWIDGVSRPTLNQLSNFAARTGTPFGYLLLPEPPRLELPIDDFRDGFDADAYREPSSDLLAVINQSIRRQDWYRDYASDLDLPEVEVVGRAADWEPTRTAADMRKELGYEVAQRSGTRRDQRRYLLQAFEDLGGLAVATSMVENNNHHLLDIDEFRGFSLIDETAPLIFVNTGQTLNGQLFTLAHEFAHVWRGIGGVGVEDPGRTPQSTIERWCNRVASEFLVPEADLHRHFHDVHDEELVAQLEALSRIFKCGTLVVLQAIERAELRRFDDFPAAYEAEVARLKGLSPRQNSGGDFYANQPYRIGERLSHALIDDVFGGRTAVAEAIKLMSFKSLSTFDKYARHLDREG; via the coding sequence ATGGCTGTACGCGTACCCGTGGCGCCTGAGGTCGTGGAATGGGCGATGGACCGCTCGCATGACGCGGCTGGCATCTCCGAATCCATGCCCAAGGTCCGGGAGTGGATCGACGGTGTTTCGCGACCGACCTTGAATCAGCTGTCGAACTTTGCTGCGCGAACTGGCACTCCGTTCGGCTATCTGCTGCTGCCTGAGCCTCCGAGACTCGAACTGCCGATAGATGATTTTCGCGATGGCTTCGATGCCGACGCTTACCGTGAACCGTCCTCTGACTTGCTCGCGGTAATCAACCAAAGCATTCGTCGGCAGGACTGGTATCGCGACTATGCCAGCGATCTAGATCTTCCTGAGGTTGAAGTCGTCGGGCGAGCAGCCGATTGGGAGCCGACTCGAACGGCTGCTGACATGCGGAAGGAACTCGGCTACGAGGTTGCTCAGCGCAGCGGAACTCGGCGTGATCAGCGAAGGTATCTGCTCCAAGCGTTTGAAGACCTCGGCGGTCTGGCTGTGGCGACATCGATGGTTGAGAACAACAACCATCATCTGCTTGACATCGATGAGTTCCGGGGCTTTTCTCTTATCGATGAGACAGCACCCCTCATCTTCGTCAATACCGGACAGACGCTCAACGGGCAACTCTTCACCTTGGCACACGAGTTCGCTCATGTCTGGCGTGGCATCGGCGGGGTGGGGGTCGAGGACCCAGGTCGAACTCCGCAGAGCACGATCGAACGATGGTGCAACAGAGTGGCTTCTGAGTTCTTGGTACCGGAAGCGGATCTGCACAGACATTTTCACGATGTTCACGATGAAGAACTGGTTGCCCAACTCGAGGCCCTGTCCCGGATATTCAAGTGCGGGACTCTGGTTGTTCTGCAGGCGATCGAGCGTGCAGAGCTCAGACGGTTCGACGACTTCCCAGCAGCCTACGAAGCCGAAGTCGCCAGGTTGAAAGGACTGAGTCCGCGGCAGAACAGCGGTGGAGACTTCTATGCCAATCAGCCATACAGGATCGGTGAGCGCTTGTCCCACGCGTTGATCGACGATGTTTTCGGTGGCCGCACCGCTGTTGCCGAAGCGATTAAGCTGATGTCGTTCAAGTCGCTGTCCACATTCGACAAATACGCAAGGCACCTCGACCGAGAGGGCTGA
- a CDS encoding DUF4411 family protein has product MYLLDANAFMEASRLYYSFQIAPGFWQWLSDSFRAGTVASVTAVHDEVAVGDDELADWAKDPELRRFWLPDSAESISVMAELAVWANSPERIYKPSAISEFMGSADLRLIAQAKAVGATVVTRETSEPHSRRKIKIPDAAHSALNDEILHDLGPSVDAHLPGKEAAGRPCATCVGPA; this is encoded by the coding sequence ATGTATCTCCTGGATGCCAATGCGTTTATGGAAGCGAGCCGTCTCTACTACTCGTTTCAGATTGCGCCGGGCTTCTGGCAATGGCTTTCGGATTCGTTCAGGGCAGGCACGGTGGCATCGGTCACCGCCGTGCATGATGAGGTTGCCGTCGGTGACGACGAGTTGGCGGACTGGGCCAAAGACCCCGAGCTGCGGCGGTTCTGGCTCCCGGATTCGGCAGAGTCTATTTCGGTTATGGCGGAGCTTGCGGTTTGGGCAAACAGTCCCGAACGAATCTACAAGCCGTCTGCCATATCCGAGTTCATGGGTTCAGCCGACCTTCGGCTGATTGCACAAGCGAAAGCAGTGGGAGCAACTGTTGTCACTCGTGAGACTTCGGAACCGCACAGCAGAAGGAAGATCAAGATTCCGGATGCCGCTCATTCGGCCCTCAATGACGAAATCCTGCATGATCTCGGACCAAGCGTTGATGCACACTTGCCCGGAAAGGAAGCCGCCGGGCGACCCTGCGCGACGTGCGTCGGGCCCGCCTAG